A genomic region of Antennarius striatus isolate MH-2024 chromosome 2, ASM4005453v1, whole genome shotgun sequence contains the following coding sequences:
- the pou6f1 gene encoding POU domain, class 6, transcription factor 1 isoform X2: MTGRPWRRGCAMNSQDLPAKDAPLTVNEQVIVMSGHETIRVLEVEVDAPLPSSVPHLKNEGKPEGQVAHHAEQPEAGSTQDGLAFPQNSGGAVLGEQQVVSVEPTAPAVQTLTPAVPVSVSLPQPQAAVPMTVQGCPQLLTQESLATLMTGMMAQTGSLGQPLLIPLSMGGSIAGQGGLAVLTLPTTNVATLPAFAAATAAGNLLKLPFAGLQAATVLNSVQPQLHANAQTMFQPQAASIQPVQAAVQQVTPQPTPATNVQVTAAQMVGAQATTAPTSISQSNISVAALQTAGLSINPAIINAASLGAQPQFLSSLTSTPIITSAMSSMAGITSQIITNAQGQVIGTLPLLVNPATLAGGTATPALPLHGLQVQTVTPQLLLNAQGQIIATVGNGPATVATSAAVLSKAATPATLTKTNTQALVTTATQSPIVIAPQPSVMKPATALSSAAPISCGDMSKVGHLVSKPQQVSSSEEGINLEEIREFAKNFKIRRLSLGLTQTQVGQALTATEGPAYSQSAICRFEKLDITPKSAQKLKPVLEKWLAEAEHWNQKGQQNLMEFVGGEPSKKRKRRTSFTPQAIEVLNSYFEKNALPTGQEITEIARELNYDREVVRVWFCNRRQTLKNTSKINVFQAQ, translated from the exons ATGACAGGACGCCCGTGGCGCCGGGGTTGTGCCATGAACTCCCAGGATCTCCCTGCCAAAGATGCTCCGCTTACTGTCAACGAgcag GTCATTGTGATGTCCGGCCATGAGACTATTCGTGTGCTGGAGGTAGAGGTGGATGCACCTCTTCCATCATCAGTCCCTCACCTGAAGAATGAAGGAAAACCTGAGGGGCAGGTGGCTCACCATGCAGAGCAACCCGAGGCCGGCAGCACGCAAGACGGCCTTGCCTTTCCCCAGAACTCCGGGGGAGCAG TGCTGGGTGAGCAGCAGGTGGTTTCTGTAGAGCCCACGGCTCCCGCTGTCCAAACGCTGACACCCGCTGTTCCGGTCAGCGTGTCCCTGCCTCAGCCCCAGGCCGCCGTACCCATGACTGTACAAGGCTGTCCACAG CTGCTGACCCAGGAGAGTTTGGCCACCCTGATGACTGGTATGATGGCCCAGACGGGATCCCTGGGACAGCCCCTGCTCATCCCCCTCAGTATGGGGGGCTCCATCGCTGGCCAGGGAGGCCTGGCTGTTCTCACGTTGCCCACAACCAATGTAGCCACCCTCCCCGCATTTGCTGCGGCAACCGCAGCCGGAAACCTCCTCAAACTTCCGTTTGCTGGCCTTCAAG CTGCGACGGTCCTGAACTCGGTCCAGCCTCAGCTACATGCAAACGCTCAGACGATGTTCCAGCCTCAAGCTGCCTCCATACAGCCGGTGCAGGCCGCCGTGCAACAGGTGACACCTCAGCCGACACCGGCGACCAATGTGCAGGTCACGGCTGCTCAGATGGTGGGGGCCCAGGCGACCACAGCCCCTACCTCCATCTCGCAGTCCAACATATCCGTGGCAGCGCTCCAGACTGCTGGGCTCTCCATCAATCCTGCAATT ATTAATGCCGCCTCCTTGGGAGCTCAGCCCCAGTTTCTCAGTTCCCTCACCTCCACTCCCATTATCACCAGTGCCATGTCCAGTATGGCCGGCATCACCAGCCAGATCATCACTAACGCACAAGGACAG GTCATAGGAACCCTCCCGCTGTTGGTCAACCCAGCCACATTGGCTGGAGGGACCGCGACACCCGCCCTGCCGCTCCACGGTCTCCAGGTCCAGACCGTCACCCCGCAGTTGCTCCTCAATGCCCAGGGTCAGATCATCGCCACGGTGGGGAACGGACCTGCCACGGTGGCAACTTCTGCTGCGGTTCTGTCCAAAGCTGCCACTCCTGCGACGCTCACCAAAACCAACACACAG GCTTTGGTTACAACTGCCACTCAGTCACCGATTGTCATCGCCCCGCAGCCATCTGTGATGAAGCCTGCGACCGCACTCTCCTCCGCCGCACCAATCAGCTGTGGAGACATGTCAAAAGTGGGCCACCTTGTCAGCA AACCCCAGCAAGTCAGCAGCAGCGAGGAAGGCATTAATCTGGAGGAGATTCGTGAGTTTGCCAAGAATTTCAAGATACGCCGGCTGTCCTTGGGGCTTACTCAGACGCAAGTAGGACAAGCCCTGACGGCGACTGAAGGCCCGGCCTACAGCCAGTCTGCCATTTGCAG GTTTGAGAAGCTGGACATCACCCCAAAGAGCGCCCAGAAGCTGAAGCCGGTGCTAGAGAAGTGGCTGGCCGAAGCCGAGCACTGGAATCAGAAAGGTCAGCAGAATCTGATGGAGTTTGTTGGCGGTGAACCTTCCAAAAAACGCAAGCGACGCACGAGCTTCACACCGCAGGCGATAGAAGTCCTCAACTCCTACTTTGAGAAGAACGCTTTGCCAACCGGCCAGGAGATTACGGAAATCGCCAGAGAGCTGAACTATGACCGAGAGGTTGTGCGAGTGTGGTTCTGCAACCGGCGACAGACGCTGAAAAACACCAGCAAAATCAACGTCTTCCAGGCTCAGTAG
- the pou6f1 gene encoding POU domain, class 6, transcription factor 1 isoform X1 → MTFDSHNFWILFNQCLLSQNDRTPVAPGLCHELPGSPCQRCSAYCQRAAIHCVTAEVFFQPFKSCTLKFPAKDDQVIVMSGHETIRVLEVEVDAPLPSSVPHLKNEGKPEGQVAHHAEQPEAGSTQDGLAFPQNSGGAVLGEQQVVSVEPTAPAVQTLTPAVPVSVSLPQPQAAVPMTVQGCPQLLTQESLATLMTGMMAQTGSLGQPLLIPLSMGGSIAGQGGLAVLTLPTTNVATLPAFAAATAAGNLLKLPFAGLQAATVLNSVQPQLHANAQTMFQPQAASIQPVQAAVQQVTPQPTPATNVQVTAAQMVGAQATTAPTSISQSNISVAALQTAGLSINPAIINAASLGAQPQFLSSLTSTPIITSAMSSMAGITSQIITNAQGQVIGTLPLLVNPATLAGGTATPALPLHGLQVQTVTPQLLLNAQGQIIATVGNGPATVATSAAVLSKAATPATLTKTNTQALVTTATQSPIVIAPQPSVMKPATALSSAAPISCGDMSKVGHLVSKPQQVSSSEEGINLEEIREFAKNFKIRRLSLGLTQTQVGQALTATEGPAYSQSAICRFEKLDITPKSAQKLKPVLEKWLAEAEHWNQKGQQNLMEFVGGEPSKKRKRRTSFTPQAIEVLNSYFEKNALPTGQEITEIARELNYDREVVRVWFCNRRQTLKNTSKINVFQAQ, encoded by the exons ATGACTTTTGACAGTCACAATTTTTGGATTTTGTTTAACCAGTGCTTGTTGTCTCAGAATGACAGGACGCCCGTGGCGCCGGGGTTGTGCCATGAACTCCCAGGATCTCCCTGCCAAAGATGCTCCGCTTACTGTCAACGAgcag CCATTCACTGTGTGACTGCAGAAGTGTTTTTTCAGCCATTTAAATCCTGCACTTTGAAATTCCCTGCCAAAGACGACCAG GTCATTGTGATGTCCGGCCATGAGACTATTCGTGTGCTGGAGGTAGAGGTGGATGCACCTCTTCCATCATCAGTCCCTCACCTGAAGAATGAAGGAAAACCTGAGGGGCAGGTGGCTCACCATGCAGAGCAACCCGAGGCCGGCAGCACGCAAGACGGCCTTGCCTTTCCCCAGAACTCCGGGGGAGCAG TGCTGGGTGAGCAGCAGGTGGTTTCTGTAGAGCCCACGGCTCCCGCTGTCCAAACGCTGACACCCGCTGTTCCGGTCAGCGTGTCCCTGCCTCAGCCCCAGGCCGCCGTACCCATGACTGTACAAGGCTGTCCACAG CTGCTGACCCAGGAGAGTTTGGCCACCCTGATGACTGGTATGATGGCCCAGACGGGATCCCTGGGACAGCCCCTGCTCATCCCCCTCAGTATGGGGGGCTCCATCGCTGGCCAGGGAGGCCTGGCTGTTCTCACGTTGCCCACAACCAATGTAGCCACCCTCCCCGCATTTGCTGCGGCAACCGCAGCCGGAAACCTCCTCAAACTTCCGTTTGCTGGCCTTCAAG CTGCGACGGTCCTGAACTCGGTCCAGCCTCAGCTACATGCAAACGCTCAGACGATGTTCCAGCCTCAAGCTGCCTCCATACAGCCGGTGCAGGCCGCCGTGCAACAGGTGACACCTCAGCCGACACCGGCGACCAATGTGCAGGTCACGGCTGCTCAGATGGTGGGGGCCCAGGCGACCACAGCCCCTACCTCCATCTCGCAGTCCAACATATCCGTGGCAGCGCTCCAGACTGCTGGGCTCTCCATCAATCCTGCAATT ATTAATGCCGCCTCCTTGGGAGCTCAGCCCCAGTTTCTCAGTTCCCTCACCTCCACTCCCATTATCACCAGTGCCATGTCCAGTATGGCCGGCATCACCAGCCAGATCATCACTAACGCACAAGGACAG GTCATAGGAACCCTCCCGCTGTTGGTCAACCCAGCCACATTGGCTGGAGGGACCGCGACACCCGCCCTGCCGCTCCACGGTCTCCAGGTCCAGACCGTCACCCCGCAGTTGCTCCTCAATGCCCAGGGTCAGATCATCGCCACGGTGGGGAACGGACCTGCCACGGTGGCAACTTCTGCTGCGGTTCTGTCCAAAGCTGCCACTCCTGCGACGCTCACCAAAACCAACACACAG GCTTTGGTTACAACTGCCACTCAGTCACCGATTGTCATCGCCCCGCAGCCATCTGTGATGAAGCCTGCGACCGCACTCTCCTCCGCCGCACCAATCAGCTGTGGAGACATGTCAAAAGTGGGCCACCTTGTCAGCA AACCCCAGCAAGTCAGCAGCAGCGAGGAAGGCATTAATCTGGAGGAGATTCGTGAGTTTGCCAAGAATTTCAAGATACGCCGGCTGTCCTTGGGGCTTACTCAGACGCAAGTAGGACAAGCCCTGACGGCGACTGAAGGCCCGGCCTACAGCCAGTCTGCCATTTGCAG GTTTGAGAAGCTGGACATCACCCCAAAGAGCGCCCAGAAGCTGAAGCCGGTGCTAGAGAAGTGGCTGGCCGAAGCCGAGCACTGGAATCAGAAAGGTCAGCAGAATCTGATGGAGTTTGTTGGCGGTGAACCTTCCAAAAAACGCAAGCGACGCACGAGCTTCACACCGCAGGCGATAGAAGTCCTCAACTCCTACTTTGAGAAGAACGCTTTGCCAACCGGCCAGGAGATTACGGAAATCGCCAGAGAGCTGAACTATGACCGAGAGGTTGTGCGAGTGTGGTTCTGCAACCGGCGACAGACGCTGAAAAACACCAGCAAAATCAACGTCTTCCAGGCTCAGTAG
- the dazap2 gene encoding DAZ-associated protein 2 translates to MNNKGSYPQQAVYPQQSTAAVYPPAMQMSPQAPPYTDTPPAYSEIYQPRYVLPSQVPGQLPQMSSPYPGAQVFMPMQPHMSVGPVGQNVPMAYYPMGAVYPHGSTVMVEGGFDTGARFTTGSSVSIPPPPPGHPPNAAQLAAMQGANVVMTQRKNNFFLGGSSGGYTIW, encoded by the exons ATGAACAACAAAG GGTCATATCCACAGCAAGCTGTGTACCCTCAGCAGAGCACTGCAGCTGTATACCCCCCTGCTATGCAAATGTCTCCTCAGGCACCTCCTTATACAGACACCCCACCTGCATATTCTGAG ATATACCAGCCCAGATATGTGCTTCCATCTCAGGTGCCTGGTCAGCTGCCTCAGATGTCCTCCCCCTACCCTGGTGCTCAGGTGTTCATGCCCATGCAGCCACACATGTCTGTTGGGCCGGTGGGCCAGAATGTCCCCATGGCTTACTATCCCATGGGGGCCGTGTACCCCCACGGGTCAACAGTGATGGTGGAAGGCGGCTTCGACACTGGTGCTCGCTTCACAACAGGCAGCAGTGTTTCCATCCCA CCCCCACCTCCTGGACATCCACCCAATGCGGCTCAGCTGGCTGCCATGCAAGGTGCCAATGTTGTAATGACACAGCGCAAGAATAACTTCTTCCTGGGTGGATCCAGTGGGGGTTATACCATCTGGTAA
- the LOC137603220 gene encoding small cell adhesion glycoprotein-like isoform X1: protein MNVSDVVPLITNSSHTNMTVTEGLSTSLPTQADTTMIQVVTTAAPASSDSTVITVVIVLILLTIVALAFLLYRYLCHNKGAYRTTGELAPGEDPDDDNPDVGEKKEYFI from the exons ATGAATG TTTCAGACGTGGTGCCTCTGATAACAAACTCCTCGCACACAAACATGACTGTAACAGAGG GACTTTCAACATCACTTCCCACACAAGCAGACACCACCATGATTCAGG tGGTAACAACAGCAGCCCCTGCGAGCAGCGACTCCACAGTCATCACTG TGGTTATTGTTCTCATCCTGCTGACGATCGTTGCTTTGGCCTTCTTGCTTTACCGGTATCTCTGCCACAATAAAGGCGCCTATAGGACGACGGGTGAGCTGGCTCCTGGAGAAGACCCCGACGACGACAACCCAGACGTGGGTGAAAAGAAGGAATACTTTATATAA
- the LOC137603220 gene encoding uncharacterized protein isoform X2 — protein sequence MNVSDVVPLITNSSHTNMTVTEGLSTSLPTQADTTMIQVVTTAAPASSDSTVITGAYRTTGELAPGEDPDDDNPDVGEKKEYFI from the exons ATGAATG TTTCAGACGTGGTGCCTCTGATAACAAACTCCTCGCACACAAACATGACTGTAACAGAGG GACTTTCAACATCACTTCCCACACAAGCAGACACCACCATGATTCAGG tGGTAACAACAGCAGCCCCTGCGAGCAGCGACTCCACAGTCATCACTG GCGCCTATAGGACGACGGGTGAGCTGGCTCCTGGAGAAGACCCCGACGACGACAACCCAGACGTGGGTGAAAAGAAGGAATACTTTATATAA
- the bin2a gene encoding bridging integrator 2a, whose product MADNTSPKNTSGDFAKKVQRQLSRGKEKVLQRLGKTTVSRDDQFEHCLQHFNDQQTDGNRIYKDLRGYINAVRDMREASRRLSQSLFDAYETDWVGEEDMGAIVEGEDLLWNDFEVKILDQSIRTMESYVSQFPDVRDKISKRGRKLVDYDSSRHHLEALQTAKKRDDIKIQKAEEEMNAAKSIYESINSELKEELPVLYDSRIGCYISVFSAISNLRNTFFKEMGTLSVDMQCVMKELQAQHPDKMFAIKGMQRYGSLNRRTLLSPKAWKASFSDFHRTYSPKPGYRYSFRSPEKPRHSSLSRESSTIRVSSQASIPESPNAESKDLDTGSTQNEIQNEIQSPPAGGNEEEVAAEASGEDSVKVEEEKVINEEESEPKPPAESDDKGDDENAAPSDSSSELNNSCDSESLELQLSAVDDVQLHIEESEDSLEEVMHPKPNGIEKGGVSDINEMSSPVKDAPVEKQTTQDPKNTTV is encoded by the exons atGGCTGACAACACAAGTCCAAAAAACACTTCAGGTGATTTTGCCAAAAAAGTCCAAAGGCAGCTGAGCAGAGGCAAAGAAAAG GTCCTGCAGAGGCTGGGAAAGACCACAGTGAGCAGAGATGATCAATTTGAACATTGCcttcaacattttaatgacCAGCAG ACTGATGGGAACCGAATATACAAGGACCTGAGGGGCTACATCAATGCAGTAAGAG ATATGCGTGAGGCTTCCAGGCGCCTTTCCCAGTCTCTCTTTGATGCTTATGAAACAGATTGGGTGGGAGAGGAAGACATGGGAGCCATCGTAGAA GGGGAAGACCTCCTATGGAATGACTTCGAGGTGAAGATATTAGACCAGTCCATTCGCACCATGGAGTCCTACGTTAGCCAATTCCCAGATGTCAGG GATAAAATATCCAAAAGGGGAAGAAAGCTGGTGGATTATGACTCTTCCCGTCACCACCTGGAGGCACTGCAGACTGCAAAAAAGAGGGATGATATTAAGATACAGAAG gcagaggaagagatgaatgCTGCTAAAAGCATCTATGAAAGCATCAACAGTGAATTAAAAGAGGAGCTGCCTGTGCTCTATGACAG TCGCATCGGATGCTACATTTCTGTCTTCTCAGCCATATCGAATTTACGAAACACATTCTTTAAAGAGATGGGCACG CTCAGTGTTGACATGCAGTGTGTGATGAAGGAGTTACAGGCTCAGCATCCTGACAAAATGTTCGCCATAAAGGGGATGCAACG GTATGGCTCCTTGAATAGAAGAACTCTGTTGTCCCCAAAAGCCTGGAAAGCTAGTTTTTCTGACTTCCATAGGACCTACAGTCCCAAACCTGGCTATAGGTACAGTTTCAGGTCTCCAGAAAAACCTCGCCATAGCTCTCTATCCCGAGAGAGCAGCACCATCAGAGTTTCCTCACAGGCATCCATCCCTGAGTCTCCCAATGCTGAGTCAAAGGACCTGGATACAGGGTCGACCCAGAACGAGATCCAGAACGAGATCCAAAGTCCACCTGCAGGAGGGAACGAGGAGGAGGTGGCTGCAGAGGCTTCAGGAGAAGACAGTGTTAAAGTGGAAGAGGAGAAAGTCATAAATGAAGAGGAATCTGAGCCTAAGCCTCCTGCTGAGTCTGACGATAAGGGGGATGATGAGAATGCTGCACCGAGTGACAGCAGCTCTGAACTGAACAACTCCTGCGACTCTGAGAGTCTGGAGCTCCAGCTGTCTGCAGTCGATGACGTCCAGCTGCATATCGAGGAGAGCGAAGACAGCCTAGAAGAAGTAATGCATCCAAAGCCAAATGGAATAGAGAAGGGCGGCGTCTCTGACATCAATGAGATGAGCAGTCCTGTCAAG GATGCTCCTGTAGAAAAGCAGACAACTCAGGATCCAAAAAACACAACGGTTTGA
- the si:ch211-210c8.6 gene encoding uncharacterized protein si:ch211-210c8.6: MTSPQISALLADLRDAIMGSNLAKCAATDLGIQWAGWALASALRTEKFYDLAGSSTFILLAHLSRIWGGANHIRQKVQSGLVTAWGLRLGTFLFLRILKDGHDRRFNNVRDSPGTFFVYWTIQALWVFMTLLPTLMLNSEKRDVPLGTRDYIGWTIWGLGFATEAVADQQKWLFKRDPDNAGKFIQSGLWAYSRHPNYFGEILQWSGLWLSASSVMTGPQYLSVLSPVFVWFLLSYVSGIPLLEKQAMRKWGSDPAFQNYIKNTPVLWPWPKY; encoded by the exons ATGACAAGCCCGCAGATCTCAGCGCTGCTCGCCGACCTGCGGGACGCGATCATGGGGAGCAACTTGGCCAAATGTGCCGCCACCGACTTGGGCATCCAGTGGGCCGGCTGGGCTCTAGCATCGGCCCTCCGAACCGAGAAGTTTTATGATTTAGCAG gatcTAGCACATTTATACTGCTGGCCCACCTGAGTCGTATTTGGGGAGGAGCCAATCACATCCGTCAGAAGGTGCAGTCTGGTCTGGTGACGGCGTGGGGACTCAG GTTAGGGACATTCCTCTTCCTGCGGATCTTGAAGGACGGTCATGATCGCAGGTTCAACAATGTCAGAGACAGCCCAGGGACGTTCTTTGTGTACTGGACCATTCAAG CTCTGTGGGTATTTATGACCCTCCTGCCCACCTTAATGCTGAACAGCGAGAAGCGAGATGTGCCTCTGGGGACGAGGGACTACATCGGTTGGACTATATGGGGCCTCGGGTTCGCCACTGAGGCAGTTGCTGACCAGCAGAAGTGGCTTTTCAAGCGGGACCCAGATAACGCT GGGAAGTTCATCCAGAGTGGACTGTGGGCCTACAGCAGACACCCCAACTACTTTGGAGAGATCCTGCAGTGGTCGGGTCTCTGGCTGTCGGCCTCGTCGGTGATGACAGGTCCCCAGTACCTGAGCGTGTTGTCGCCTGTCTTCGTCTGGTTCCTGCTCAGTTACGTCAGCGGCATCCCCCTCCTGGAGAAGCAGGCTATGAGGAAGTGGGGCTCTGACCCGGCCTTCCAGAACTACATCAAAAACACACCCGTTCTGTGGCCATGGCCAAAATATTAA